Genomic segment of Paenibacillus sp. FSL R5-0623:
GACACAGCCGTATCAGGTCTCACACATTGTGACCAAACCCATCATCAGGGAGTCCACACCAGCAATCATGGCCGATCATTCTCAGATGATTCATAGTTCTGCAAAATAAAAAAAACGTATGTCTCACGAGTAACAGCTCGTGAAACATACGTTTTTTGGTGGTTTCGATTTGGTTGGATGAAAACTCTATCCTATCCATTCCATCACGGCCTAGATAAATCTCATCTCGCGATTAGATCTCTTTCAAGATGCCTTTTACAAGTCCGATAAAGGTTGTTTTCACTTGCGCAGCCACTTCAATAACTTCATCATGACTTAACGGCTGATCCAGAATACCACAGGCCATGTTGGTCAGACAGGAAATGCCTAGTACCTTCATACCGCCATGAATGGCAACAATGGCTTCAGGTACTGTGGACATACCCACTGCATCCGCACCCATCGTACGAATCATGCGAATCTCCGCTGGTGTCTCATATGCCGGGCCACTCCACCATGCATAGACACCTTGCTGCAGGCCAACATTCTGCTCTTCTGCAACCTTAAGAGCAATGCTGCGCAGTTCGCGATTGTATACCTCTGATACGTCTGGGAAACGAACACCCAGTTCGGCGTTATTCGGCCCCATCAACGGGTTATTGCCTACCAGGTTAATATGATCTGTAATGAGCATCAGTTGACCCGGCTCAAAGCTTGTGTTGATGGCTCCGCAGGCATTGGTGATAAGCAATTGCTCGACACCCAGCGCCTTCATGATCCGAACGGGGAAAGTCACTTCGTCTAGTGTAAAACCTTCATAATAATGAAGGCGGCCTTTCATCGCTACAACCGTTTTGCCCATCAGTTCACCAATAACCAATTCATTGGCATGACCAATAGCCTCCGATTGGGCGAAATACGGAATATCTGTATACGGAATAACGGTCGCATTTTCAATCTCGTCCGCGAGCGCTCCCAGTCCGGAACCCAGGATCATGCCTACGGCAGGTTTGGTATGGATTCGGTTTAATATGTAATCTCTTGCTTCCTGAATATGTGCGGATTGATGCATAATGATATCCTCCTGATGATCTGAATTGAGTAACGAAAACTGAGTTAATGAGGTGCTACTCATCAAGTGTAATGAACAATGGTCTTGATGTAAATGGAAGCTGTTCTATATACAATAAAAAAACGACCCTATGCTCCAGGATCGTTTAAAAACTTGGACATGTCCTAATCCAATGTATATTTGTTTCTACTCTTCATGTAATCGATTGTCATGATCAGCAACAGCATCAATGTAGCAAACATCAGCGGTTTGGCAAAAGTACCTTCTTCAAAAATATAATAACTAAATGTAAAATTTCCGGCAAAAGTAATTAAATAGTTTCGGATGTAATCCATCTTCTCATCTCATTTCAGGAAAGAATTTGGTTCACCATTTCTTCAACCCTATCATACACTTCCATTTAAATCCACATTTTCATCCTCCATACAAATCAACGCCTCAATCATGCACGAGATAGCCGTAGTGTACAATCTATATGGAGTACAGCAAAAAATCGGTCACATCGTGACCGATTCTCTTCATTTCCCTGATGTTCAGGACATAGGGTTAATGATACGCCAAAATGATTCCTTTGGCTGTAACTGCTGATCAAAAACAAAAGGCCAATTTTTGCGTCCGCGTACCGGGAAATGGTCAAGCCAAGTATAATTATCGGCCACTCCCCAGAATGTCACAGAGGTAATGGATGATTTATACTCACGGAACAAATTAAAGATTTCTTCATATCGACGCTCCTGTAACTCAGCCATCTCCGAAGTTGGCGCGGTGAGGTCCGTTCGACGATCCTCATAACGAAACACCGACATATCCAGCTCCGTAACATGTAACTGTACATCCAGTGAAGCATAACGCTCAATAGC
This window contains:
- a CDS encoding purine-nucleoside phosphorylase, with the protein product MHQSAHIQEARDYILNRIHTKPAVGMILGSGLGALADEIENATVIPYTDIPYFAQSEAIGHANELVIGELMGKTVVAMKGRLHYYEGFTLDEVTFPVRIMKALGVEQLLITNACGAINTSFEPGQLMLITDHINLVGNNPLMGPNNAELGVRFPDVSEVYNRELRSIALKVAEEQNVGLQQGVYAWWSGPAYETPAEIRMIRTMGADAVGMSTVPEAIVAIHGGMKVLGISCLTNMACGILDQPLSHDEVIEVAAQVKTTFIGLVKGILKEI